A DNA window from Microbacterium sp. CGR2 contains the following coding sequences:
- a CDS encoding S9 family peptidase, whose product MSSPFGSWPSPFSAASVAASTPRIDGARFVGAEIWWGESVPAEGGRVTVRSSSGAEILPAPWSARSRVHEYGGGAWTADADGILYFVDGRDQRVYRLEHSGTPQALTAPGPAHGGLRVQHGRLLAVREDLSVEPHQRAIVEIPLDGSAADDDTATRVFVQGTAFFAHPSLSPDQTRIAWIEWSGVRMPWDSALLSITAVDDQTFAPLSTRAALQPEWVSDTEVLYSDDPSGRWQLQRLALDHLTPRADPTALTASDADTGYGLWVLGNRWYQPLADGRIVAVRTNGRDEVVEIGPDGDTRTIDIPCDGHVSIEDVSGSRVLLVGNGSAVEPGVWCADLDTDEIASVVGGRPVDADWMPSAAPIVVEGAHGPVHAFAYPPANPDVAAPAGELPPYVVFVHGGPTAHVTGAASAAIAFYTSRGIGVLDVNYGGSTGYGRAYRERLRGEWGVVDVDDVIAAARGLADAGLADPARIAIRGGSAGGWTVLSALVRGGTFAAGISRYGVADLRMLAEHSHDFEEHYISGLVGPLPASEDLYIERSPLTNAERIEVPVLLMQGAEDRVVPPSQSEALRDALAARGIDHEYVLYPGEGHGFRSAETIVDALERELTFLGRVFAFTPRL is encoded by the coding sequence ATGTCGTCGCCGTTCGGATCCTGGCCCTCCCCCTTCTCCGCCGCCTCGGTCGCGGCATCCACCCCGCGCATCGACGGCGCACGGTTCGTCGGTGCGGAGATCTGGTGGGGCGAATCGGTGCCGGCTGAGGGCGGGCGCGTCACCGTCCGCAGCTCGAGCGGAGCCGAGATCCTGCCTGCGCCGTGGAGTGCGCGCTCACGCGTCCACGAATACGGCGGTGGAGCGTGGACGGCGGATGCCGACGGCATCCTGTACTTCGTCGACGGCCGCGATCAGCGTGTGTACCGACTCGAGCACAGCGGCACACCGCAGGCGCTCACGGCACCCGGTCCGGCGCATGGCGGTCTGCGCGTGCAGCACGGGCGCCTCCTCGCCGTGCGCGAGGACCTGAGCGTCGAGCCGCATCAGCGAGCGATCGTCGAGATCCCTCTCGACGGGAGCGCCGCGGATGACGACACGGCGACCCGCGTCTTCGTGCAGGGGACGGCGTTCTTCGCGCATCCTTCGCTGTCACCCGATCAGACGCGCATCGCCTGGATCGAGTGGAGCGGCGTGCGGATGCCGTGGGACAGTGCTCTCCTGTCCATCACGGCGGTCGACGACCAGACGTTCGCGCCGCTCTCGACCCGGGCCGCACTGCAGCCCGAGTGGGTCTCCGACACAGAGGTGCTCTACAGCGATGACCCGAGCGGACGGTGGCAGCTGCAGCGGTTGGCGCTCGACCATCTGACGCCGCGTGCCGACCCGACGGCGCTCACGGCCTCGGATGCCGACACCGGATACGGCCTGTGGGTGCTCGGGAACCGGTGGTACCAGCCCCTCGCCGACGGCAGGATCGTCGCCGTCCGCACGAACGGTCGCGACGAGGTGGTGGAGATCGGCCCAGATGGCGACACACGCACGATCGACATCCCCTGCGACGGGCACGTCAGCATCGAGGACGTCTCCGGCTCCCGGGTCCTGCTCGTCGGGAACGGATCTGCTGTCGAACCGGGTGTCTGGTGCGCGGACCTCGACACCGACGAGATCGCCTCCGTCGTCGGTGGTCGGCCAGTCGACGCGGACTGGATGCCGTCGGCCGCGCCGATCGTCGTCGAGGGCGCTCACGGTCCCGTGCATGCCTTCGCCTACCCGCCGGCCAACCCGGACGTCGCCGCACCCGCCGGCGAACTGCCTCCCTATGTCGTGTTCGTGCACGGTGGACCTACCGCGCACGTCACCGGCGCCGCCTCCGCGGCGATCGCCTTCTACACCAGCCGCGGCATCGGCGTGCTGGACGTGAACTACGGCGGATCGACGGGATATGGGCGCGCCTACCGGGAGCGACTGCGCGGAGAGTGGGGCGTGGTCGATGTCGACGACGTCATCGCGGCAGCCCGAGGCCTGGCGGATGCCGGACTCGCGGACCCGGCACGCATCGCCATCCGCGGCGGGTCAGCCGGAGGCTGGACTGTTCTTTCCGCGCTCGTGCGAGGAGGAACTTTCGCCGCCGGGATCAGCCGGTACGGCGTCGCCGACCTCCGGATGCTCGCGGAGCACTCCCACGACTTCGAGGAGCACTACATCTCGGGCCTGGTCGGTCCGCTGCCGGCCTCCGAGGATCTCTACATCGAGCGGTCACCGCTCACGAACGCGGAACGCATCGAGGTGCCGGTGCTGCTCATGCAGGGCGCGGAGGATCGCGTCGTCCCGCCCTCGCAGTCGGAGGCGCTTCGCGATGCTCTGGCGGCTCGCGGGATCGACCACGAGTACGTGCTCTACCCGGGTGAAGGACACGGGTTCCGCAGCGCCGAGACCATCGTCGATGCTCTCGAGCGCGAGCTGACCTTCCTCGGGCGCGTGTTCGCGTTCACGCCTCGCCTCTGA
- a CDS encoding methylenetetrahydrofolate reductase → MSSEIETSGTARVPFSFELYPPRSASNEEALHETVRRLAAAGPEFLSVTYGAGGSTGGRSLDVLRFIREHTDVEPLAHLTCVGNTYAGAAALIREFLDAGILSFLALRGDPPLGQTEGFLGDLESAAQLVQLIDRAQAERAPYEESPVPGFPGAARVAPRRKVNIAVAAFPKGHPRATHRAQEFEALLAKQAAGATFAITQLFFHPDDYLAFVERARNAGVTIPILPGIMPITSPARLARVLELTGEDLPSELAIALDVEPTTEGRRAIGIEWAARLTRDVVAGGAPGVHLYAFNQHDTVLTVLSDAGILPALRH, encoded by the coding sequence ATGTCTTCCGAGATCGAGACCTCAGGCACCGCCCGCGTGCCGTTCTCCTTCGAGCTCTATCCGCCGCGATCGGCCTCGAACGAGGAGGCCCTGCACGAGACCGTCCGTCGTCTCGCCGCCGCAGGACCCGAGTTCCTCTCCGTGACCTATGGCGCCGGCGGGTCGACCGGAGGGCGCTCGCTCGACGTGCTCCGCTTCATCCGCGAACACACCGACGTCGAGCCGCTCGCCCACCTGACCTGCGTGGGCAACACGTATGCCGGTGCGGCGGCGCTCATCCGGGAGTTCCTCGACGCCGGCATCCTGAGCTTCCTCGCGCTTCGCGGAGATCCGCCGCTCGGACAGACCGAGGGGTTCCTCGGCGATCTGGAGAGCGCGGCCCAGCTCGTGCAGCTGATCGACCGCGCGCAGGCCGAGCGGGCTCCGTACGAGGAGTCTCCGGTGCCCGGGTTCCCCGGTGCTGCCAGGGTGGCGCCGCGGCGCAAGGTCAACATCGCCGTCGCCGCTTTCCCGAAGGGGCACCCACGAGCGACGCATCGCGCGCAGGAGTTCGAGGCGCTGCTGGCGAAGCAGGCCGCGGGAGCCACCTTCGCGATCACGCAGCTGTTCTTCCACCCGGACGACTATCTCGCCTTCGTCGAGCGTGCGCGCAACGCCGGAGTCACGATCCCCATCCTTCCGGGCATCATGCCGATCACGTCGCCGGCCCGCCTCGCCCGCGTGCTCGAACTGACCGGCGAAGACCTTCCGAGCGAGCTCGCCATCGCCCTCGATGTCGAGCCCACGACCGAGGGCCGTCGGGCGATCGGAATCGAGTGGGCGGCGCGCCTCACTCGAGATGTGGTCGCCGGCGGCGCACCCGGTGTGCACCTTTACGCCTTCAATCAGCACGATACCGTTCTCACCGTGCTCTCCGACGCCGGCATCCTTCCCGCCCTGCGCCACTGA